The following coding sequences lie in one Hippopotamus amphibius kiboko isolate mHipAmp2 chromosome 7, mHipAmp2.hap2, whole genome shotgun sequence genomic window:
- the LOC130857261 gene encoding guanine nucleotide-binding protein G(I)/G(S)/G(O) subunit gamma-5-like: MSGSSSVAAMKKVVQQLRLEAGLNCVKVSQAAADLKQFCLQNAQHDPLLTGVSSSTNPFRPQKVCSFL; this comes from the coding sequence ATGTCTGGTTCCTCCAGCGTCGCCGCTATGAAGAAGGTGGTTCAACAGCTCCGACTGGAGGCCGGGCTCAACTGCGTGAAGGTTTCCCAGGCAGCTGCAGATTTGAAACAATTCTGTCTGCAGAATGCTCAACATGATCCCCTGCTGACTGGAGTATCTTCAAGTACAAATCCCTTCAGACCTCAGAAAGTCTGTTCCTTTTTGTAG